The Salvelinus sp. IW2-2015 unplaced genomic scaffold, ASM291031v2 Un_scaffold1895, whole genome shotgun sequence genome has a segment encoding these proteins:
- the babam1 gene encoding LOW QUALITY PROTEIN: BRISC and BRCA1-A complex member 1 (The sequence of the model RefSeq protein was modified relative to this genomic sequence to represent the inferred CDS: inserted 4 bases in 3 codons; substituted 1 base at 1 genomic stop codon) — protein METPQPGPADGEERPVELRPRTRSNPEGAEDRRSSTGSLGNSNPSTPQPAVGSRVEGEGEASTSDSPPSSTTTTISATTAQTVAPIVAATVNAIVGLPTPTPVAKDRPKPTQAPPPLAPPIPPTAEFQLRAPRVNCPEKVIICLDLSEEMSSQKLESFNGSKTNALNISQXMIEMFVRTKHKIDKRMSFALVVVNDDALWLSGFTSDPXGLCSCLYDLDTNVCETFNLQDLLSVIPSEDDLPLMDNIQTIPPPFVVRTLLIYSRHAGQLQFSPSDAVNSMLLSPYFFFDVVYLHNGAEEQXDEASWRXDIYTSFCNLDSKGTCYHFEVSLCGPAIELHNCMAKLLSHPLQRPFQSHASYSLLEGDDPQDVEATV, from the exons ATGGAGACCCCACAGCCCGGCCCAGCAGACGGAGAGGAGCGACCAGTGGAGCTGCGGCCCAGAACACGCTCAAACCCGGAAGGTGCAGAGGACAGGCGCAGCAGCACTGGTAGCCTAGGCAACAGCAACCCCAGCACCCCGCAGCCTGCAGTGGGCAGccgagtggagggagagggggaggcctCGACCAGCGACAGTCCTCCtagctccaccaccaccacaatctCTGCCACCACAGCCCAGACCGTAGCCCCTATAGTGGCAGCTACGGTCAATGCCATAGTAGGCCTGCCCACCCCCACGCCAGTGGCCAAGGACAGGCCCAAACCCACCCAGGCTCCTCCCCCTCTGGCGCCCCCCATCCCTCCCACGGCAGAGTTCCAGCTACGAGCACCCCGCGTCAACTGTCCAGAGAAAGTG ATCATCTGTTTGGATCTCTCTGAAGAGATGTCATCACAAAAGCTGGAGTCCTTCAATGG ATCCAAGACCAACGCTCTCAATATTTCCC AGATGATTGAGATGTTTGTGAGAACAAAACACAAGATTGACAAGCGCATGAGTTTTGCCCTGGTGGTTGTTAATGACGATGCCTTGTGG CTGTCAGGTTTCACCTCTGACCC GGGACTGTGCAGCTGTCTCTATGACCTGGACACCAACGTGTGTGAAACCTTCA ATCTACAGGATCTTCTTAGTGTTA TACCGTCAGAAGATGATCTTCCTCTCATGGACAACATCCAGACCATCCCCCCTCCGTTTGTAGTCAGGACTCTCCTCATCTACAGTAGACACGCTGGACAGCTGCAGTTCAGTCCCTCAGACGCTGTCAAT AGCATGCTGCTGTCTCCCTACTTCTTCTTTGATGTGGTTTACCTTCACAACGGGGCTGAGGAGC GGGATGAGGCCAGCTGGAGGTGA GACATCTACACATCGTTCTGTAACCTGGACTCTAAAGGCACCTGTTACCACTTCGAGGTATCTCTGTGTGGGCCGGCCATCGAGctccacaactgcatgg